The following is a genomic window from Amblyraja radiata isolate CabotCenter1 chromosome 13, sAmbRad1.1.pri, whole genome shotgun sequence.
TTCATGTTTTGTGTGCTGTCTGCGTCCATGTGCCTGTGATTCTGTTGCACGATTTCCATCGTACCTATACCTCACCGTACGtgcaaaatgacaataaactcgactttacTACATACTTCAATTTCTGCTGCAATTTACCAGTTTTTTTCCTCCTTTCCGTCATCTGACTGCAATTTATTTCCACTTTTCTCATTCTAATGAAGGACCCTTGActtgattaaagggcctgtcccacaggcaataTATTAGGCGGCTGCTGGCAACTGtcttagtcatagcaggtcgccgaaaaaaacggcgactggacccgccTCCCCCACGACAATGTGTACGACAAGCTACCAACAACCTTCCACCTAGTCGACGccaagctaccaacaaccggcgacccaatcgtCGTGACTTAGTGGACGTCCGCCTACGACCacccctatgacaacctacgatgacacctacgacaaccaagcTATGAcgttgtcggcgacaactgaagccaATGCCTGTCGCTACTTGACTTCTCTTGAcgctggtacctgtcgccggttgacgtaggtagtcgccaatggaattcatcgaagtcagcaccggcgacaacttatgtcacctggcgacaacctacgacaacgcctatgtcaggagaagtcaagctacgctcactgGCGTCAAACCCATTTACCGACTCGccgaaaatttttgaacattttgaaaattcagcggcgaccagaaagacgctatgactctttgggcgaccactcacgaccatacaggcgacaccccggcgaccatgtggcgacagcctagtcgcctaagcaggacaggccctttactcgttTTTGATGCTTCTTGACccattgagtgtttccagcatttttacctCGTTTGCTCAATTATctcatacaacaatccccttatcTCATAAATTAGTGAACCTTGGATTTCTTTATTTCAATAGTGACTATACGTTAAAAGTATTTCATTTTTAATAAAGCCCTTTGGTTGTTTCCAGGTCATGATGTATTTGCagatctattttttttaatattctcatGAAGGCAAGTATAGAAAGATAAGAACTCTGCAAGTACTGGTCTCAGACTAAATGGGCAATAGTTATCTGTTTTCTCAGTCTCCCTAAACTTATGTGGTTAAGATTACCACAGGTTCacttcctcatcacagtcctaaatatCTTGCTGTTTCTGAGGAATATACAAAAATCGGGGAAATTCAGATCTTAGAGAACTGTTTGAAAACCTATTGATGTTAATAATTCAACAGAATTAAAACTAAGAAACTTGGTGAGTTTATTGTAAACATAACTGTTTCACCTCGTTACTTAAAAAAAGTCCCCGAGTTTAATCATTGACGTAATATATAACTACAATGTTTCGAAACTTATTCATCGTGAAATCTATTGCTTCCCGAGTTCTTGCCGTGTCAACTACTGAATTTGTCAGTGAACAGGAATGGCTTGTTTCACCTTATTTAATGGCTCTTGCCTTCTAGCTTTAACTATTTTGGCTATAATTCTGAATTTAATACCTCTGTTCATGGATTATCATGATGGGCATTTATTTCGAAACTCCATATCATGTTACGAATGGTGGCTACCGGGTGTTCTTGGAGGTGGGATCTTGGTAAGAGATTGCACAGCAGTACAAGGAACTATATTGCTTAGATGTGTGTGCTCCATAAATTGATCGAATTAGAAATACTAAAATTGTGGACGATAACAGGGGCATGGAACAACACATAGGTAAGAAGTGAGAACACTGCTAAAGTGTTACTGGATATTGAATGGTATGTTGTCGTAGGAGATCAAACTTTGATAGTTATTTCATCCTGGAATATAATTCTTGTGCAAACATCGCATCGGGTATTTCAGAATATTTTTCAGTTCCAAAATAGTTCAGTAGACCAATCAATGCCTGTAGAGTAAGGATACATGTTGTTATTTCAGACATTGATTTTCATATTGTAGAAGTAAAATTGCTGCAATCATTGAAAATGTTAATTAGAAACTAGTCCAAATGATAGAGGGTACATACAACCACAAGGTTTTCTAAAGCATTACACAGCATTAGAGAGTCTAGTTCTGATTTATTTAATTTCTGCTAATGTTTTAGCAACAGGGTACATCGATTGATGGCACACTTCTTGCAAATTTAGAAATGGTTGTTCCTAGATGGCTTCAATGTAACTAGAATCTGCTTCATCTTTAATTTGCAGTATGATGACATTATTGGGGTGGGTGATTGCAACCATCACGTGGtccacaccaaagatcttatagctgtaggatctttggtccaccctgtatcgacaaatgcaatcaaccagatgtgcacaaacaaatagatcaaatagaactagttgacccacaactttaggctgtgcacgccaaacgcaagaagaagatgacgACATTATAGTGTTACTTTTTATTACTGTGCTGCTGAAAATAAGATAAGATAAAACCAGAACTTTTGGTCATTCGATTAGAACATGGAaagataggtgcagaaggaggttgTGATACATTCACGACTGAACCTCTGTCAAAGTAACAtattcctcttctctctccttatTTGTGGATGCCTTTAGTTCTTAGAAATCAACCTGCATTGATTAAGTATAACCAACAACCTGGTCTCCCCAACTGTTACTTCACCGTACTTGCGTATATGAAAATaaacttgtagaaacaaggaactccagatgccggtttatactaaagatagacacaaggtcctggagtaactcagcatgttactgcagctctggagaaaaaggatgggtgacgttttgggtcgggagtctTCTTcaggcaatttgtgtctatctttgacgatAAACTTGACTTTTGGTGACAGAAATCTCCACATGTTCACTCCTTCATCACGGTCCTATCTTGGGACCGTGTCCCCTGGTTTTAGGATACTCCAGGCTGACAAATTAGTCTCCCTGCATCCTATCTGTCGAGCCTTGTCagaattatatgtttcaatgagatgtcctctcattcttctaaactatgGCGAATCTGGCCAAACTCTCCTCATATGAGTATATCCATTTGAAGGTAAGTACACCTAAACTGTACAAATATCCAAGATATGATTTCACCTATTACAGTTGTAGTTGAACATCATGTAGTTGATCACCATTTATTGAGATGCATCCCTGcactgtttgggaacagctccatccaataccacaagaaattgcagagaattgtgcacgctactcagaccatcacacaaaccaaccattgGGTCAACCTTCCATTGACccaatttacacctcacgctgcctcagcaaggccaccagcataatcaaggatgagtcacaccctgacaactccctcttctcacctctcccatcagccaagaggtacagaagggtgaaaacgcacacatccagatttagggacagcttttacccagctgttatcaggcaatcgaaccatcctaccaacatttAGAGAGgattcctgagctactatctacctcactggaggtcCTCAGACTAtaattaatcagactttactagactttatcttgcactaaacgttattcatattATTCCCTTAAATATTTACATGTGTGGATGGCTCaaatataatcatgtattgtctttccgctgactggttagcacgcaaaaaatattttcactggcaTTTGGATGTTGAAGGCAAAACTAAAGTCCATAATTATGAGTCGAATATAGGTATCCTTGTTATCCAGACGTCCCAAGGATAAGTGTAGGGCCACGGAGATGGCATTTGCCATGgaccttcacacaaaccaacctcccttccactgactacatttacacctcacgctgcctcggcaaggccaccagtataatcaaggacaaatCCCACTCCGgccattccctcctctcccctctccccagtgAAAATACactgctccagattcagggacagtttcttcccagctgttataaggcaattgaaccatcctaccaacaactagagagcagtcctgagctaccatctgcctcatcggagacccttagactatcgttactggactttatcttgcactaaaccttattcactgttctctttatcatgtatctgtacactgcggttggcgattgtaatcatgcattgtctgtctgctgactggttagcacgcaagaaaagctattcactgtacctcggtacacgtgatataaTAAACGAAACCTAACTAAACCCGTTGTGGCAATAAGCGAATTGCAATGGATCAAGGCTGGCTGGGTGGCTGGAGCTGACcggtctctcgaagcacttcatgatgcgaCCAGACACCATTAAGGCACTTGGttttctttggcactgggatAAAAGTGGTCTTTTTAAAGCTAGTGGAACCACAGATTGGCATGGGGAGAGGTTAGGATGTCTGCGAATACTCCCATTAGTTGATCCGTGCGGGTCCTGAGGAAATGGTCAGGGAGTCCATCAGGGCCAGTTACTCTCGGCATGTTCACTCTCAGCAAAGGGTGACCTGTTGTCAGCGATGGTGACCATGGGTACACATGCACCTGAAGTGGTTGGGAAGCGGGTAACACAATCTCACTGACCCGCTGTTCAAAACAAACATAGAATCTATTGAGGTTGCCTGGGAGGGATGTGTTGTTGCCAGCGATACTGCCCGACATCGCTTTGTAACCCTTGTCATAACCAACAAGTGTCTGCGTGGGTATCCAGCATAGTCTAGAATTGTCTCTTGTCCATAATTGTTTTGCAAACTTTGGAAAATGCCACTTTGCAAAAGTTGCTAAAGCTGCAAACTTGTTGAAATTGATGTACGCTTTTAAGGCAATTTAATAACCTTAAAGTGGATGTTTCTGACCATATGTCTTGACTCTGAAACAGGTTATACCAGCTGCATCCATGTCTTTGGCAGCACGTAAGGGACAGAAATGCAATACCAGAACTGGGGTAGGTGGAAAAATCTAATCGACCCGCTCAATCTAAATAAGTATAAgtaagtatatctttattgtcattttcctgagtactcacatacccagaggaaacaaaaaaaacgttgctcattcagtgtgcagtaaaaaataaatagaaataaaaatacatatatcatgaacaaattaaacactctactctctactaaacatcaacaggcgttccgatcggcagcggcacgacagtggctctgctgcagtgtgtccaggttggtggttggtgcgcgatactttggcagggggcaaagtccgtttatctgtcttatagcctgcgggaagaagctgaggtgcatcctgctggttttgcagctaatgctcctgtacctcttcccagatggcaggatggagaatatgtgatgcgatgggcggtaggggtctttgatgatggagatggctctgctgatacatctctttctgtatatgtccagcaggaaagggagtggagcaccaataatcctgctggcggtcttcacaatcctgtctagttggtgccgttcctacgccttgcagctcccgaaccaggaagtgatgccgtaggttaatgtgctctcgattgtccccctataaaaagctcgtaggtgtgtagtggggagacctgctttccgtagtcttcggagagggtgtagtcgctgctgggctctcttgaccagtgctgtggtattggtcgtggacgtcaggtcatctgacaggtggagtcctaggaacttcacgctgctgaccctttccacatcagctccatcgatgtgcagaggtgtatagtGTTGTTTCCccaccctcctgaagtcaatcaccatctccttagtttttcccacgttgagaatgaggttgtgggatttgcaccatcctgtgagcagctccacctccatcctgtacgccgactcatcattgtcactgatgagacccacaactgttgtgtcatcagcgaacttgttgatgaagttgttgttgagtctagcagtacagtcgtgtgcaaATCAAAATGTGAATTAATTTTTTCCTCCAAAGTTCAGGTATGTCCATAAAAATGTCTTAACGTTTATTTGTTCTGACTTCCAGTTCCTACTGTCTGCACTTTTCAGCCTGATCAGCGTTGTTGGAGCCTTCTACTGTGCTTCGGTTTCACTTTGTTCCCTCGTGAAGGGGCCGTTGATCTGTAATACAGCAAGTCACAGTGTAGACAACTGCACATTTTCAATGGAAGATATAAGGTAAGGTCATTGAACCACCAAAGGTGTACAAGCACACATGGTACACCCGACTACATTAAAAAATCATTCATTCTGGATTAACAATTcacgtggtcacggtggcgcagcggtagttactgtcttacagcgtatgcagcgccgaagacccgtgttcgatcttgactacgggtgctgtctgtgcggagtttgtacgttctccccgtgatctgcatgggttttctccgagatcttcggtttcctcccacactccaaagacgtacaggtttgtaggttaattggtttggtaaatgtaaaaattgtcccgagtgggtgtaggatagtgttaatgtgcggggattgctggccggcgcggacccggtgggccgaatggcctgtttctgcgctgtatctctaaactaaactaaaattctccAACCAATTCATCCCGCATCCTAAACTGCAGAGATAGAACTTATAGTTTGCTGGTTTTTATAGTTTTAGCAAAGTTTAAACTAAAGAAAATGTTGTCCTTTCAAAACTTATAGTAAGAAAATAGGGATTAACAAAGAAATCTGGCCTTGGTTGCTAAGAAACAAACAAGATTTCACAGATTGGAGGCAGTGCAAAAGAAAAGCAATTTGTCAATGTTCTCTTATCCCCACCATCGGACTGGGGATCAAAGCAGTGATAAAGAATAGCACCTTATAATAAATCTCAACACCAATAAAAAAGAATCAGTTAGTTTTTGTCTGAGAGAAAAATGTTCTCAAGGACAGGAAGTAAAACTCCCTGTCCATCAACTCATTTGCCATTCACTGTTATGTCTACTCTATGGCATGGTCCCCGTTTAATATATCATCCCTTAATACCTTTCATCACATGTTGTATGTTTTCTCCCGACCATGAATGAGGCGATTCGGGTCAACAAGTCTACGTTGGGTCTCAAATCCCACCCATCCTCCCACTTAGCTCCCTGTATCTATTAAATGGTCTTGttcgttattgtcacatgcattgagatacagtgaaaagctttcgttgcgatctatccagtcaaatcatactatacacaagtacaatcaagtcatacaaAAGCATACCAGGGAGTGCACAGAGAAaaatggtggtgaaggcagacacgatagtgggttttttttagacaggcacatgggagTGAGGGAATAGTAAAATATGGCATAtgctggcagatgagatcagtttagcttggTTTGGACATAGAATAGAAATGTTGGATGTaatgttgcaactttacaaaacactgcGTGGACCACACTTTGTGCTGTTCTGGTCACTacatcagaggaaggatgtggttgCTCAAGAGAGAATGCAGAGGAGAATCACCAGGATGCTGCTTATATTGGAGGACTTTACTTATTCAGAGTGGATAATCTGGGTTTGTTTTCCGTAAAGCAAGGGGGGGGTGACCTGATAaagatatataaaatcataagaggcatagatagggtagatagtctatCCTTTCTCCATTATAGGGATATCAAGAGCTAAAAGAAGGAAGAGTTGTAAAAGGGATTTGAGGGAatagtttttttacacaaagactgATATCgtgttgatatctggaactcgctgccagaggaggcggtGGCGACAGAAACGATAACTGGTTTAAGAGACACTAGACAGGCACATAAATAGTCACAGCATAGAAGATGTAACCCCTAATGCAAGCAAGTGGGATTTGAATGGTAAAAAGTGTGGcatggacacaatgggccaaagggcctgtttctttctgtgctgtataactctatgactcttaacTTTACATTGTATTaatcaattaatttatttttatagctCTCTTTCAAAACTCAAGTTTGAATTAAAGTGGTTTCTGGAAGATGAGTGTGGAATTAATCAAACTGCCTTTGAAACGGAACCAACTCTTCTGCCAAATATAAATGTTACCAGAGTCCCTATCAATGAATCACTGGTTTTGGGTACTAAAGCTGAACCAAATGCTCAGATCTCAGAGATACCTGTAGAGCTGCAAAAGACAATTCACGTGGTCACTTTCACTGGACTCCTTCTAGTGGCAATACTGGAAGTGATTGTCAGCGCAATGCAAATAATCGTTGGAATTTACGGCTGTTTCTGCAGATCATCCAGAAGATACGACAGTGGGCCTGTGTAATATATCATTTCTATCCACAACAAAATTTTGTCCAGAAAAACATCAGTCACATCACCCTTTTAAAATGTGCCAACAACAATGGTTTGTGAAAACTGAATTGTCCAGCAACTTTTGCCATTcaatctcctcccccttcccttttGCTACCACATCCCCTTTTCTTCCCACCCCTCCTCTGTGTTGCACCTGTATTTGCAACGATttaccctcttcccctcccccaccaataCACCTTCCTCTGGCATAACAatttacaactcttcaatccCTTTGTCTCACGTCTTCTTTCAtctctgtccaaccatctgcctatcaacccccctcctcccccagttacaatcagtctgaagaagtgtcccgacctgaaacatcacctatccatgttctccagtgatgctgcctgactccagcactttgtgtctttttctgcaaCAAAAAGCACAAACCTCTTTGTGTTGAATCGTTTCATTACATGGCACAGGTATCTAATTGTTTGTATGCAATTCTAAAGTCACTAATGTTGACTCCAGAATATCTCCTACATGACCCTTATTATTGTTTTGTATGAAACTGAGCTTAACAAATCATATCTTGCTGCTGTTGGTTGTAATCTTGTACTCAAGCGTTGTGGCTTCTTTTTCTATATATTCTCTTCTTGAAGCAGAATAAAGCACTGGTTTTAACACTTACAGCTTACAACTGAGTCCAATCTCTTAAGTCCCATTGTGGGCCCTATGACCAATTATTTTTAAGAAGAAGGAATGAAATTGAGAAATTTATCATGTTGTGTTGCCAACTTGCTCTACTTGCCTTGGCTCTGAGATGACTTGTTTTCACTCAGGTTATGGGGGCTCTGAGATGATGCGATGAAGTTCATAATGTCTGCTTTGGGAGTCACGTGTTAGGGGCATAGAAGAGGTGGCCTGTCCACTGCCATTGTTCTGCTGTGGTGGCAGATTTACAATGGATGTTTATCTTACAGATGCCTCACTGATGATTTGCAACTTGGGATTTCAGAGTACACATACACAACCTTTGCTACCTGCTGAAGTTCAGTGATTGATGTTAGAGTGTCCGTGGCAGCAGAT
Proteins encoded in this region:
- the tm4sf20 gene encoding transmembrane 4 L6 family member 20, whose protein sequence is MACFTLFNGSCLLALTILAIILNLIPLFMDYHDGHLFRNSISCYEWWLPGVLGGGILVIPAASMSLAARKGQKCNTRTGFLLSALFSLISVVGAFYCASVSLCSLVKGPLICNTASHSVDNCTFSMEDISSLSKLKFELKWFLEDECGINQTAFETEPTLLPNINVTRVPINESLTIHVVTFTGLLLVAILEVIVSAMQIIVGIYGCFCRSSRRYDSGPV